DNA from Nitrospira sp.:
CAGCGACGAGGCGAAAGAGTACCTCGCAGAGCGGTACGGTTACAGGGAGTTCATGCCGAAGGCGCCGGCCGCAATCACGAAGGCATGAACGCAGAAGAGGATTGAACGGCGCGCCGAAAGAGAAATCGACGTGCGGCTCCTGCAGAATCTTGCCGGAGCAAAATAAATAAGTCCGAGAGTCTTCACAATCTTGCGCCGGTTTTATCGGCATCTACAAAGGAGTCCAGGATGACACAAGAACAGTTCCAACAGTTTTGGGCGCAGCTTCAGGCTCCCCTGAAGGCAAAATGGGAGAAAATCACCGATGCCGATGTGGGAGAGATCCAAGGCAATCTGACGACCTTCACCGACATTCTCCAGAAACGTTATGGGGAATTGCACAAGGATGAAGTCAGTGTCTGGGCCGACCGCCGGCATGCCCATTGGAGCGGAAACTATATCGGGTACAAAGACCCTCAGCCGGCGTCCTGACCAGGCTCCGTCCCGAACGTTGATCCTCACAACCACGGAGCCGATCGCCCACGCCTTCTGAGAGCGACAGAAAGAGAGCACGTATCATGCGAAAGATCGTCATCAACACAAGTTATGATCGGTTCTGCCTGAGCCACAAGGCCTTCCTGCGTCTACGAGAGTTGGGACAACCGGAAGCGCTCCAGGAGACAGACATGGGGGCCTACTGGCCCTCCGCGTCGGGCGCCAGGGAACCGAGACTCAATCAATGCGGGGCGCTGATTCCCCGTGACGACAAAAGGCTGGTGCAGGTAGTGGAAGAGTTGCGTGCGGAGGCCAATGGGCATTGTGCAGAACTCAAGGTGGTCGCGATTCCGGATGACGTGCCATGGGTCATCGCCAAAACGGATGGCAGCGAACATGTGAGCGAACAACACCGCACCTGGAGCTGACTCGATGCGACGGAATGAGACGGTCCCTACGATGACAGGTTTGGACGGAAGCCACGCACCGGAGACGGTTGACCGGCGCAGAATTTCTTCCCGCCGGCGACTCTCGAAGCCCAAGTTGAGCGATCTGACGTGTCATGAAGGGGAGGTTGAAGACCTCCTCTCGGAAGGAGAATCCACCTCGACGTAACCTGCCTGTCTGCCGACCAACGAGCAGGGTCTCTCTTCCTCACGATGGCGACCCTGCTCGACTTGTCTATTCTCCCCTCTGGTTCTCGACACCACCTTCCATGCGGTACCGGCCGGACCTGTTCCACCTGGTGGAGCCCGTCGTTCGTTGGGGCTCACGATCGAGTCAGTAGGTCCAGGTCAGGAGGGTCGTGAACACGTTTTTGCTGTAAGCATAGACGGGGATATTGGAACTGTTCAGGACTGCTTGATATTGCAGCGCCAGGGTCAGATTGCGGGGCAAGGCCTTCGCGACTTGAAGGAAGATATCTTGCTCGGTATCCCGGCGTGGAGACAATTGTCCGGCGTCGTCCGTGAAAATGACCTGATCATTGTTATAGGCCCGCCAATGGACTTCGTAGTCAAGCCGCATGCTGAGGCCATACCAGGGGAGTGTGGCCTGTCCACCGAGCTGGAGTCGATTGCCTGAGTAGGCGAAGCTGGATCCGCCGGCCGCCTCCGTATCGTGTTGGTAGCCGATCCGGACGATATATTTGTCTTGCCGGAACCGGAAGGCATGGAGCAATCCGAGCATGTTGTTGAAGGCATCCCGCGACTCAGGCGCGAACCGGACGTCGTTGTTGCCCGGTTCCGAGAAAAACTCCTTGCGTTGATAACGATAGAGCAGGGTCGTCAGGTTGTCCATGCGGCCGAGGATCGGAAGCGTGACGGCGGGTGGAACGAACGTGGCGGGGAGGGTGACGGTGTGGCGTGAGAAAAATCCGTCCAAGTTGAGAAACATATAATCGTAGCTATACTGGCCCCCGATCTCGTAGGGCACCGTTCCGATGGTCCCTCGATAGACTCCCGACAAGGCGCCCAAATGGTCTTGAATGTTAAAGTTGCCCACGCCGCTGTTGGTATTCACGGTCTGGTAGTAGGAATAGGTGACGGTCGATTCGATCGGACCGTTGCGATACCAGGCGTAGTCCCCCCGGGCCGACGTCACGAATCCAGGAGATTGAGTGTTGCGTGAGCGGAGCGCTTCCGCCACCGGGTCGTTGCTCTTCCGCGGGTTGACGGCGACGTTGTCGTCGTAATAGCCCCCGACGGCCAGTTGCAGGCGGAGCCGTTGAGTGTCCGTGACCCGCCTCGTCGCCGTGAGGGCTTCCTGAATGCGGACGGATGCGCCTGTGATGGGCGAATTGGGCTGCACTCGTTGCGCCGAGGCCAATTCGGCCTGCGCCTGGTCCGAGAGGCCGAGGACACCCAATGCGAGCCCTCGATAAAAGAGGGCGAGTTGCCGGAGATCCGGATCGGATGAGCGGTTGACGCTTAATGCAGCAGCCGCGCCGTCATAGTCCTTCTGCCGGTAACGAAGGAACCCTACGTAGAAGCCAAGGTTCTCACGGTCCGGTTCTCGGCGAAACACCTCTTCCAGAAGGGGCGCGGCCTTGTCATAGTTCCTCACGGCAAAGTGGGCGGTGCCCAATTGATAGGCGGCTTCCAGATCGGCCGGGCGAAGGGTGCGGAGGGCGGTGAGCGGGGTGATCGCCTGCTCCACCTGTCCTCGTGCCAAGTGACAGAGGGCCAGATAGTAGAAGGCCCGCGCGTTGCGCGGATCGAGCGCGACGGCCTTTGAGAAGAGTGAGACGGCTTCGTCATACCGTTTGGCATCGTAGGCCAAGATCCCTTCGGCGACCAGCACTTCCGCGTCGGCCTCTTGAGCCTGGGCGGAGCAAGGCAGCAGAGCCATTGCGACAACAGTGAGGATGGTCACGGTGAGGACAAGGCAGGACGAATGCCGTAGACAGTTCGATCTCCTGTCCTGATGCCGTGTGTTTCGCTTCATCGAGTCGGGGCTCCATTCCGGTTGTCGTTCAAAATCCGTCCTGCCTGCTTGACCTGCGTGCATTCGGCCACCTACTATACGACAACTTTTGTCGGTTTTCCGAGTCCAAATGGCTGCAAAACGGCTCCTGGCAATACTTTGCACGCTACATGATCAAGTTGGAAGTGCCCGTTTTTGAACAGTCCCATGACAAGGGGTGATGGCCTATGAGAACCCTCGACCTCCGTTCACAGGTGCTCACGTACGGCTGTGCGCTTCTGGTTGGTGCGGCAACAGTGGCATGGGCGGAAGAAGTGCCGCGACCTCTGTCCGGCGACGGACAGGCAGTCGGGGTGGTGACCGGGATCGTTGGAACCCCCGTGAAGATGGTGACCGCTGCTCCCGTTGTTTCTCGAACCTTGAAGGTCGGTGATGTCGTGGCCTCAGGGGATGAACTGCGGGTCGGGACAGGCGAGAAGTTGGACCTGTTGTGGGACCATCGCGCGGTGCTGACTCTGCACGAAGACGCACGATTGGACATTCATGAACTCCACCATGGCCAAACTGAAGTTCGGCTTCATCATGGAATGGTGCGGATCGCCTTGTCCTACAACGCCGGGCGCATGACCGATACCCTGACGCTCCGGACGCCGCTTGCGCGAGTGGTGAGCCGGGGCGGTATCCTGGAGGCCACGGTGCTTGGAGGGGAGCGGCGGTCGCTCTTTGCGCGACTGATCAATGCGCCGCCGGTGGAAACGCTGCGGATGTTCGAGGGGCAAGCGCGGGTCGAGCCATTGACCGGGGAGGGCCAGCCGTTTTCACTCAAGACAGGATCGGAGGTTTCCTTAAAAACCGGCACGACCCATGCTGTCTCTGAGATACAGCCGGACCAGCGGGCCTCGCAGCCCCTTGCCGTCAGGGAGGAACATCGCGGCTTTCCGAGTCCGGTCATACGGCAGATCGTCAACGCCCAGGTGGGTGCTGCGCTTGAGGCTGAGAAGGGTCTGCAAGAAGCTCCTTCCGCGGGAGGCGAGAAGGAACTTCCCGGTGCGACCGTCAAGGGCGCCATCCTGCCGACCAGCACCGGCCTTCCGTTGATCCCAGGCCTCCAAGCGTCAGGAACAGGAAGTTCGACAAGTGCGCTGTCAGGCTTGTCTCCTCAGGTGGTCCCTCCCATTCAAGGAGCAGGTGCCGGGAGTTTAGGGCCGGCTCAGTCCGGAGGTTTGAACAGCAGCGGGCTCCTCCAGCAAATTCTCAACGA
Protein-coding regions in this window:
- a CDS encoding Beta-galactosidase, producing the protein MTQEQFQQFWAQLQAPLKAKWEKITDADVGEIQGNLTTFTDILQKRYGELHKDEVSVWADRRHAHWSGNYIGYKDPQPAS